In Acholeplasma equirhinis, the following proteins share a genomic window:
- a CDS encoding pectinesterase family protein, producing the protein MNFNLKRVLVFVLGILTVLFLVACEEIIEEPTQYTVVFDSHGGTNVPSQTVEAGSLVTKPQDPTRNGFTFEGWFKDAQYTDDWIFETDTVQSNITLHAKWLESGQVQNYTVTFNANGGSAVLPVTKQAGSTLGDLPTTTREGYTFQGWFLDQALTQAAQTSTVVNANMTLYAKWQEVSAIKFTVTFNAGLGDVLPDSVEANENTKINQPDAEYTGYELVGWFKEPGFINQWDFENDVVTANITLYAKWEAIPEGTPITTTLEFYNLASGLIQYAPGDHFYLKFDLDFSTFDWDASIWVGDAIPIHNFHFNGNGKKISNLDIEAPNIGGIFPRMSGGSIKDLTIENINLKTGAQAGVLVGRIMNGSTVLIQNVAVLNATVEGAAAGVGGFVGHVQGATDKSTLTIEKSVLLSASVHSNSNATGGLVGDIESSKLLVKDLLLDVVVETTGERVGAILGEARRNGNNVNDLPELFVDGAVVYANLTGLRYLGGVVGRADNNMANLDETVHGAASKVLPGEFKNIVLVLNYQTTHASDSNNGHIARSNVPTAENAYVFAFNYDRANLNGVNVPQANVFKSVEDFTTTLTLHLGSDWTKSQGELPSLLGYEIDLGHKVTLKFSEEVEQVQYVRDGQNLSEIYINPALGAFLGWFDGTELFEGPVTESVTLTAKFTEVFTVSFESNGGSAVAVQQVLEGEKATEPQDPTRLGFVFEGWYIDAELTTLYDFDEPVSADLTLHAKWSEVELPEMTVSFESNGGSAVADIKVLQGGTITLGVPPTKEGFLFVGWFIDAELTTQFNPSTPITEDMTLYAKWQEEDEGGETPEGTPIFNAQEFYTMATTNNEEGKFFLANDIDFTGFTWVGAISNFKGEFNGNGKTLKNLTQVISATNIFNGLFHNLNGAKVYNFTIENFTFTSTAATTRSAFIAGQVSGQNASYISDIVIKNSSISANEYVAAIVGRATGGDTSQVHISNIVLEDVTIRGYYVAGIVADFDGTSGGSTISDVWAKVNIGGVELNHGGRGVGLAERLGGIASRVRPSGAATLIERVYMDITATSDKWGAGIVADAVTDRSGAVVKDVFVTGTITTANNSGRAILGANPQMTTVTNAYEYLFTGNGSGGAGGTVVESLTEAWWTTNLNAIVQSNKWAFNAATTMYQLVLKGGLADPEMLTVSFDTNGGSEIEDIEVEHGGKITLPAEPTKEGLQFAGWFTDVELTMPFNANMQIMTDLTLYAKWEDLPEGTPITNAQEFYAMATTNNEEGQFYLANDIDFTGFTWVGAISNFKGELNGNGKTLKNLTQVTSATNVFNGLFHNLNGAKVYNFTIENFTFTSSAATTRSAFVAGQVSGQNPSYISDIVIRDSSLSAHEYPAAIVGRATGGDTSQVHISNIVLDEVSIRGYYPAGIIGDLDASSGGSTITDIWAKVNLGPVVIEGFTRPVGQSNSTGGVVARHRSSSGVTVERVYLDVTASLTNAWFGGIFGESSTAITIKDVFVTGLVETTSNSARAIGGANSQNATATNIFEYEFTSLGTNGLGGTVVESLPNEGWWTTNLTAIAASDKWIYNSESGMFELKSVSKEPIQPEEPGETDEFTVSFETNGGSVISDIIVESGKLIVLPANPTRDGYNFVGWFTDAELTESFVQATPITADMTLYAKWVITHTVSFESNGGTNVADQIVADGAKATVVTSFKPGYTFLGWSTIADEFVPFDLATELITGDLMLYAFFEEITEPEDVIMISTAQELLDLFNTGGNGYYKLANDIDFDGMPIAVSTSGSRNFSGVLDGNGHKLSNIDATASSNKQGVFFKQLQGGIIKNFVIENSSYTGAGEASAFIVASVHGGSIIENIEFFNVSVINAGAYTAMVAGGDEGNANPGLPITIRNIIIRNFGDAKLQATGDYHGVVVGTIRNGNVTINFSNIYVETTATTNGQTMGGILGRINASNVTVNVTNAVVKSNLTASKQVAAVVGQSAANNTINIDRVYVSNSVFTQNETTVNSMTGNALGTINITKGFYTDSLSLKSGENDRPVTQGTLIEHEDVDQDWFNSQEFSDFFKVQGDDIVLNRDSEVVPLGLLINDSNLAPVYIVGDTFDPSLFKVFMLYSDGSQVEIELDDEDLEIDLQMIDMQAVGEYEITFTYLDFVKVYTLKVVEIESIDIYEVDFVDVYLLGQAMNTQTIHVYATLSNGNLLKLNLDDLTEVTDYNSAVAGVYGLKYTFLEFETRELEVIVLASALMPIDNGVTVYVDGSLESSNPDNLIFKQVGQALQALKKSSLASTVIKVMWIADGLYFEKLTIDIPNLTMIGESREGTILDYNQASGNQKPEGGNWGTQGSASVSVKGAATGLTVTRMTISNSFDYFGSSLPDKQAVALVTEADKVIFYDVAFYGFQDTLYAKQGRQWYLNTYIEGAVDYIFGNGGPVFIEESVIHTLYRSNADGVITAFKGFNNTAADSLLDYGVVFYNNQLTSENTARPVNFGRPWDQQASVAFIGNQIQPGMLTTAGWTDMSGNLPQNARFYEHGNTINDVVMSNTTHGKTLITEQVENWTNKAIIFAQQNGMVNWGSTWDYEAQLNALQALFAE; encoded by the coding sequence ATGAATTTTAATCTCAAACGTGTTTTAGTGTTCGTTTTGGGCATATTGACAGTGCTATTTTTAGTAGCCTGTGAAGAAATCATTGAAGAGCCAACTCAATATACTGTTGTGTTTGATTCTCATGGTGGAACCAATGTCCCAAGTCAAACAGTTGAAGCTGGTAGTCTCGTAACTAAACCTCAAGATCCGACTAGAAACGGATTTACATTTGAAGGTTGGTTTAAAGACGCACAATATACAGATGATTGGATTTTTGAAACCGATACAGTACAAAGCAATATAACTCTTCATGCCAAATGGCTAGAATCAGGTCAGGTACAAAATTATACAGTGACCTTTAATGCAAATGGTGGTAGTGCTGTACTTCCGGTAACTAAACAAGCAGGTTCAACGCTTGGTGATCTACCAACAACAACTCGTGAAGGTTATACCTTCCAAGGTTGGTTCTTAGACCAAGCATTAACTCAAGCTGCTCAAACATCTACAGTCGTGAATGCAAACATGACTTTATATGCGAAATGGCAAGAAGTATCTGCTATTAAATTTACTGTTACATTCAACGCAGGTCTGGGTGATGTCTTACCTGATAGTGTTGAAGCAAATGAAAACACAAAAATTAACCAACCAGATGCCGAATATACTGGTTACGAACTTGTTGGTTGGTTTAAAGAACCTGGATTTATTAATCAATGGGACTTTGAAAATGATGTTGTAACAGCAAATATCACTTTATATGCTAAATGGGAAGCAATCCCAGAAGGTACACCGATTACAACTACTTTAGAATTCTATAACTTAGCAAGTGGTTTAATTCAATACGCTCCTGGAGATCATTTCTATCTTAAATTTGATTTAGACTTCTCAACATTTGATTGGGATGCATCAATTTGGGTAGGCGATGCAATTCCTATCCACAACTTCCATTTCAATGGTAATGGTAAGAAGATTTCTAATTTAGATATTGAAGCACCAAATATTGGTGGTATTTTCCCACGTATGTCAGGTGGTTCAATTAAAGATTTAACAATAGAAAACATTAATCTTAAGACTGGTGCACAAGCAGGGGTATTAGTTGGACGTATCATGAATGGTTCAACAGTACTTATTCAAAATGTTGCAGTATTAAATGCAACAGTTGAAGGTGCTGCAGCTGGTGTTGGTGGCTTTGTTGGTCACGTTCAAGGTGCAACAGATAAATCTACATTAACAATTGAAAAATCAGTTTTATTAAGTGCATCTGTTCATTCAAATTCAAATGCAACTGGTGGTTTAGTTGGTGACATTGAATCATCTAAATTATTAGTTAAAGATTTATTATTAGATGTTGTTGTTGAAACAACAGGTGAACGTGTTGGTGCAATCTTAGGTGAAGCAAGAAGAAATGGTAACAACGTAAATGATCTACCTGAATTATTCGTCGATGGTGCAGTTGTTTATGCAAATCTTACAGGTCTTCGTTATTTAGGTGGTGTAGTTGGTCGTGCTGATAACAACATGGCTAATTTAGATGAAACTGTACATGGTGCAGCATCTAAAGTATTACCAGGTGAATTTAAAAATATCGTATTAGTTTTAAATTATCAAACAACACATGCGTCAGATAGCAATAATGGACATATTGCAAGAAGCAATGTTCCAACTGCTGAAAATGCATATGTTTTCGCGTTCAATTATGATCGTGCAAACCTAAATGGTGTGAATGTTCCTCAAGCGAATGTATTCAAGTCAGTTGAAGACTTTACAACGACTTTAACATTACACCTTGGTTCTGATTGGACTAAATCACAAGGTGAATTGCCATCACTTTTAGGTTATGAAATTGATCTTGGACATAAAGTTACACTTAAGTTCAGTGAAGAAGTAGAACAAGTTCAATATGTTCGTGATGGTCAAAATTTATCAGAAATTTATATCAATCCTGCACTCGGTGCATTCTTAGGTTGGTTTGATGGTACCGAATTATTTGAAGGTCCAGTAACAGAATCAGTGACACTAACTGCTAAGTTTACAGAAGTATTTACAGTCTCATTTGAATCAAATGGTGGTTCAGCAGTTGCTGTTCAACAAGTTCTAGAAGGTGAAAAAGCAACAGAACCTCAAGACCCTACAAGATTAGGATTTGTCTTTGAAGGTTGGTATATTGATGCTGAATTAACAACACTTTATGATTTTGATGAACCAGTTTCTGCGGATTTAACACTACATGCTAAATGGAGTGAAGTCGAATTACCAGAAATGACAGTTTCATTTGAATCAAATGGTGGTTCAGCTGTAGCAGATATTAAAGTGTTACAAGGTGGAACAATTACTTTAGGCGTTCCTCCAACTAAAGAAGGATTCTTATTTGTTGGTTGGTTTATTGATGCTGAATTAACAACACAATTTAACCCTTCAACACCTATTACCGAAGATATGACTTTATATGCTAAGTGGCAAGAAGAGGATGAAGGTGGTGAAACTCCTGAAGGTACACCAATCTTTAATGCTCAAGAATTCTACACTATGGCAACAACTAACAATGAAGAAGGTAAATTCTTCCTTGCGAATGATATTGACTTTACAGGATTCACATGGGTTGGAGCAATTTCTAACTTCAAAGGTGAGTTCAATGGTAACGGTAAAACATTAAAGAATTTAACTCAAGTTATTTCTGCAACAAATATATTTAACGGTTTATTCCATAACTTAAATGGTGCTAAAGTTTACAATTTTACAATTGAAAACTTTACATTCACATCGACTGCAGCAACAACCCGTTCAGCGTTTATTGCAGGACAGGTTTCAGGTCAAAATGCATCATACATTTCTGATATCGTGATCAAGAACTCTTCAATTTCTGCAAATGAATACGTTGCAGCAATTGTTGGACGTGCAACTGGTGGAGACACATCACAAGTTCATATTTCTAATATCGTTTTAGAAGACGTAACAATTCGTGGTTACTATGTAGCTGGTATTGTTGCAGACTTTGATGGAACATCAGGTGGTTCAACAATCTCAGATGTTTGGGCAAAAGTTAACATCGGTGGTGTTGAACTTAATCACGGCGGTCGTGGTGTTGGTCTTGCTGAACGTTTAGGTGGTATCGCATCACGTGTTAGACCAAGTGGTGCAGCAACATTAATTGAACGTGTCTATATGGACATTACTGCTACATCAGATAAATGGGGTGCTGGTATCGTTGCTGATGCGGTAACTGATCGTTCTGGTGCAGTCGTTAAAGATGTGTTCGTTACAGGTACGATTACAACAGCTAATAACTCAGGTAGAGCAATTTTAGGTGCAAACCCACAAATGACAACTGTTACGAATGCCTATGAATATCTATTTACAGGTAATGGTTCAGGTGGTGCTGGTGGTACTGTTGTTGAATCATTAACAGAAGCTTGGTGGACAACAAACCTTAATGCAATAGTTCAATCTAATAAGTGGGCATTTAATGCTGCAACTACTATGTATCAATTAGTACTTAAAGGTGGACTTGCAGATCCAGAAATGCTTACTGTTTCATTCGATACAAATGGTGGTTCAGAAATTGAAGACATTGAAGTAGAACACGGTGGTAAGATCACATTACCAGCTGAACCTACTAAAGAAGGTTTACAATTTGCTGGATGGTTTACAGATGTAGAACTTACGATGCCATTTAATGCAAATATGCAAATCATGACTGACTTAACATTATATGCTAAATGGGAAGATCTTCCAGAAGGTACGCCAATTACTAATGCACAAGAATTTTACGCAATGGCAACAACTAACAATGAAGAAGGTCAATTCTATTTAGCGAATGATATTGACTTTACAGGATTCACATGGGTTGGAGCAATTTCTAACTTCAAAGGTGAACTTAATGGTAACGGTAAAACATTAAAGAATTTAACTCAAGTTACATCAGCAACAAACGTATTTAACGGTTTATTCCACAACTTAAATGGTGCTAAAGTTTACAACTTTACAATTGAAAACTTTACATTCACATCATCTGCTGCAACTACACGTTCAGCATTCGTTGCAGGACAAGTTTCAGGTCAAAACCCATCATATATCTCTGATATCGTAATTAGAGATTCAAGTCTATCAGCTCACGAATATCCAGCTGCAATCGTTGGACGTGCGACTGGTGGAGACACTTCACAAGTACACATTTCTAATATTGTTTTAGATGAAGTTTCAATTCGTGGTTATTATCCTGCAGGTATTATCGGTGATTTAGATGCATCTTCAGGTGGTTCAACAATTACTGATATTTGGGCTAAAGTTAATCTAGGTCCAGTAGTTATTGAAGGCTTTACAAGACCTGTTGGTCAATCAAATTCAACTGGTGGTGTTGTTGCACGTCATAGATCATCATCAGGTGTCACAGTAGAACGTGTTTACTTAGATGTTACTGCAAGTCTAACAAATGCATGGTTTGGTGGTATCTTTGGTGAATCATCAACAGCAATTACAATTAAAGATGTATTTGTTACAGGTTTAGTTGAAACAACTTCTAACTCAGCAAGAGCAATTGGTGGTGCAAATTCACAAAATGCGACTGCTACAAATATCTTTGAATACGAATTTACTAGTTTAGGTACAAACGGTTTAGGTGGTACAGTCGTAGAATCACTTCCAAATGAAGGTTGGTGGACTACAAACTTAACAGCAATTGCTGCATCAGATAAATGGATTTACAATTCAGAATCTGGTATGTTTGAACTTAAATCTGTATCAAAAGAACCAATTCAACCGGAAGAACCAGGTGAAACTGATGAATTTACAGTATCTTTCGAAACTAATGGTGGATCAGTAATTTCTGATATCATCGTTGAATCAGGTAAGTTAATAGTACTACCTGCTAACCCAACACGTGATGGTTACAATTTTGTTGGTTGGTTTACTGATGCTGAATTAACTGAAAGTTTTGTACAAGCAACACCAATCACAGCAGATATGACACTTTATGCCAAGTGGGTAATTACACATACAGTTTCATTTGAATCAAATGGTGGAACAAATGTTGCGGATCAAATCGTTGCAGATGGTGCGAAAGCGACTGTTGTCACTTCATTCAAACCAGGATATACATTCCTTGGTTGGTCTACAATCGCTGATGAATTCGTCCCATTTGATTTAGCAACTGAATTAATTACTGGTGATTTAATGCTTTATGCATTCTTTGAAGAGATAACTGAGCCAGAAGATGTCATCATGATTTCAACTGCTCAAGAATTATTAGATTTATTTAATACTGGTGGTAATGGTTACTACAAATTAGCAAATGATATCGACTTTGATGGTATGCCAATTGCAGTTTCAACCTCAGGTTCTAGAAACTTCTCAGGTGTACTTGATGGTAATGGTCATAAACTATCAAATATTGATGCAACCGCATCAAGTAATAAACAAGGTGTATTCTTCAAACAATTACAAGGTGGCATCATTAAGAACTTTGTAATTGAAAATTCATCTTACACTGGTGCAGGTGAAGCTTCAGCATTCATCGTTGCATCTGTTCATGGTGGTTCAATAATTGAAAACATTGAATTCTTCAATGTATCAGTAATAAACGCAGGTGCTTACACTGCAATGGTTGCAGGTGGTGATGAAGGTAATGCCAACCCTGGTTTACCAATTACAATAAGAAACATCATTATTAGAAACTTTGGTGATGCTAAACTTCAAGCAACTGGTGATTATCACGGTGTTGTTGTAGGTACAATTAGAAATGGGAATGTAACAATTAACTTTAGTAATATTTATGTAGAAACTACTGCAACTACAAATGGTCAAACTATGGGTGGTATCTTAGGTAGAATTAATGCATCAAATGTTACAGTAAATGTTACAAATGCAGTAGTTAAATCTAACCTCACTGCATCGAAACAAGTTGCAGCTGTCGTTGGACAATCTGCGGCAAACAATACAATTAATATTGATCGCGTTTATGTATCAAATTCAGTATTTACTCAAAATGAAACAACTGTTAACTCAATGACAGGTAACGCACTCGGTACAATCAATATTACAAAAGGTTTCTATACAGATTCATTAAGCCTTAAATCAGGTGAAAATGATAGACCTGTCACTCAAGGTACATTAATTGAACATGAAGATGTCGATCAAGATTGGTTTAATTCTCAAGAATTTAGCGACTTCTTTAAAGTTCAAGGTGATGATATTGTCTTAAACAGAGATTCAGAAGTTGTACCATTAGGTTTATTAATTAATGATTCTAATCTTGCACCAGTCTATATCGTTGGTGATACATTTGATCCATCATTATTTAAAGTATTTATGCTTTATTCAGATGGTAGTCAAGTAGAGATTGAACTTGATGATGAAGATTTAGAAATTGACTTGCAAATGATTGATATGCAAGCTGTTGGTGAGTATGAAATCACATTTACATATCTAGATTTCGTCAAAGTTTATACATTAAAAGTTGTTGAAATTGAATCCATTGATATTTATGAAGTTGATTTTGTAGATGTATATCTATTAGGTCAAGCAATGAATACACAAACAATTCATGTGTATGCAACATTATCAAATGGTAATTTATTAAAACTTAATTTAGACGATTTAACAGAAGTAACTGATTATAACTCAGCAGTTGCTGGTGTTTATGGATTAAAATATACATTCTTAGAATTTGAAACAAGAGAATTAGAAGTTATCGTGTTAGCATCTGCTTTAATGCCAATAGATAATGGTGTTACAGTTTATGTAGATGGTTCATTAGAATCAAGTAATCCTGATAACCTAATCTTTAAACAAGTAGGACAAGCTCTACAAGCATTAAAGAAATCAAGCTTAGCATCAACAGTTATAAAAGTTATGTGGATTGCAGACGGATTATATTTTGAAAAATTAACAATCGATATTCCAAATCTAACAATGATTGGTGAATCAAGAGAAGGTACAATTCTTGATTATAATCAAGCTTCAGGTAATCAAAAACCTGAAGGTGGTAACTGGGGTACTCAAGGTTCAGCATCTGTATCAGTTAAAGGTGCAGCAACTGGATTAACTGTCACTAGAATGACAATTTCTAACTCATTTGATTACTTTGGTTCATCACTTCCTGATAAACAAGCGGTTGCGTTAGTAACAGAAGCAGATAAAGTGATCTTCTATGATGTTGCATTCTACGGATTCCAAGATACACTATACGCTAAACAAGGACGTCAATGGTACTTAAATACGTATATTGAAGGTGCAGTTGACTACATCTTTGGTAATGGTGGTCCAGTCTTCATTGAAGAATCTGTGATTCATACATTATATAGATCAAATGCAGATGGTGTCATTACTGCATTCAAAGGTTTCAATAATACAGCAGCTGATAGTTTACTTGATTATGGTGTTGTCTTCTATAACAACCAATTAACATCAGAAAACACGGCTAGACCAGTTAACTTTGGTCGTCCATGGGATCAACAAGCAAGTGTTGCCTTTATTGGTAATCAAATTCAACCAGGTATGCTTACAACTGCAGGTTGGACTGACATGAGTGGTAATTTACCTCAAAATGCTAGATTCTATGAACATGGTAATACAATCAATGATGTTGTTATGTCAAATACAACACATGGTAAGACATTAATTACTGAACAAGTAGAAAACTGGACAAATAAAGCAATCATTTTTGCACAACAAAATGGTATGGTTAACTGGGGTTCTACTTGGGATTATGAAGCTCAATTGAACGCTCTACAAGCATTATTTGCTGAATAA
- a CDS encoding aldose epimerase family protein — protein sequence MRIYEIKNSYQHIRLIDHGATIYEWLAFSDKTSIMLNNHDLEVYRDSKAGYFGSTVGRVANRIKNASFKLNGKTYELAKNNLDKHNLHGGPDGFNIRIFDVIEQTDTKIKFKYISPNMEMGFPGEVTLYITYELHGPKMVLTYDAESSEDTILNLTNHGHFNLGDRDILGHRLLMDADRILEVDSELIPTGKIIPVKDTPYDFQKETYIGEQIKKLNDMNIIGIDNTYLFSKIKNPKIELSFGTKKLTIETSYPGFQVYSVNRKFKQLTKDLKDIPLYGGIAFECQYEPDAINHENFSDVILRKGKKYHQFISYTLEENI from the coding sequence ATGCGTATTTATGAAATTAAAAATTCATATCAACATATACGCTTAATAGATCACGGAGCCACGATTTATGAGTGGCTCGCTTTTTCTGATAAGACATCGATTATGCTCAATAATCATGACTTAGAGGTTTATAGGGATTCTAAAGCGGGATATTTCGGATCGACCGTAGGTCGTGTTGCAAACCGAATTAAAAATGCATCTTTTAAACTAAATGGAAAAACCTATGAACTTGCTAAAAACAATTTAGACAAGCATAATCTCCACGGTGGACCAGATGGGTTTAATATTCGCATATTTGATGTCATAGAACAAACCGATACTAAAATTAAATTTAAGTATATATCACCAAATATGGAGATGGGTTTTCCAGGAGAAGTTACACTCTATATAACCTATGAATTACATGGACCTAAAATGGTTTTAACTTATGATGCAGAATCAAGTGAAGATACCATTTTAAATCTGACCAATCATGGACACTTTAATTTAGGTGATCGTGACATTTTAGGTCATCGACTTTTAATGGATGCGGACCGTATTTTAGAAGTGGATTCTGAACTCATTCCAACAGGTAAAATAATACCTGTTAAAGATACTCCATATGACTTTCAAAAAGAAACTTATATCGGAGAACAAATTAAAAAACTCAATGATATGAATATCATTGGAATTGATAATACATATCTATTTAGTAAGATAAAAAATCCTAAAATTGAGTTAAGTTTTGGTACAAAAAAATTAACGATTGAAACCAGTTATCCAGGCTTTCAAGTTTACTCAGTAAACCGCAAGTTTAAGCAATTAACTAAGGATTTAAAAGATATTCCATTATATGGTGGGATTGCATTTGAATGTCAGTATGAACCCGATGCAATAAATCATGAAAACTTCTCAGATGTTATCTTGAGAAAAGGGAAGAAGTATCATCAATTTATTTCATATACATTAGAAGAAAATATATAA
- a CDS encoding mandelate racemase/muconate lactonizing enzyme family protein → MSKIKDVIVEYYRIPLPELVSDAKHGVHTHFEVPIVKILTDDGREGVGYTYTGGFGGRSICKLIQVELRNVLLGKDPACVEDLWEQMQTGIHYVGHGGLASFSISAVDIALWDLRAKKAGEPLWKLLGGHNKEVKAYGGAIDLAFPLEKLLKHHKNYLDMGLTAIKIKLGQKTLAEDIARVKALREMIGPDVDFMVDANMSWTVEYAIRAARELLKYNIIFLEEPIDPNNYEGHKIIADRTGMAIAAGENLRTPKEFEHLIRYGKVDFPQPDASNVGGITGFLKVAHLAQLHDLKVSTHGMQELHVSLLAAMPNAGYLEVHSFPIDQYTKRPLVINKETHRAVAPDTPGIGVEFDFEKLAPHKSEF, encoded by the coding sequence ATGTCAAAAATTAAAGATGTCATTGTAGAATACTACCGCATCCCATTACCTGAATTAGTCAGTGATGCCAAACATGGAGTTCATACTCACTTTGAAGTGCCAATCGTTAAAATCTTAACGGATGATGGTAGAGAAGGTGTAGGATACACATACACTGGAGGTTTTGGTGGACGCAGCATATGTAAACTTATTCAAGTTGAATTAAGAAATGTTTTACTAGGTAAAGATCCAGCATGTGTTGAAGATTTATGGGAACAAATGCAAACAGGCATTCACTATGTTGGTCATGGTGGACTTGCTTCATTTTCGATTTCTGCAGTTGATATCGCACTTTGGGATTTACGTGCTAAAAAAGCCGGTGAACCTCTATGGAAATTACTTGGAGGACATAATAAAGAAGTTAAAGCTTACGGTGGTGCAATCGACCTTGCTTTCCCACTTGAAAAACTCCTTAAACACCATAAAAACTATTTAGATATGGGATTAACTGCAATTAAAATTAAGTTAGGTCAAAAGACTTTAGCTGAAGATATTGCACGTGTTAAAGCACTTCGTGAAATGATTGGACCAGATGTTGATTTCATGGTAGATGCTAATATGAGTTGGACTGTTGAATATGCAATTAGAGCAGCTCGTGAATTACTAAAATATAATATCATTTTCTTAGAAGAACCAATTGATCCAAATAACTACGAAGGCCATAAGATTATTGCAGATAGAACAGGTATGGCAATCGCAGCAGGTGAAAACTTAAGAACACCAAAAGAATTTGAACATTTAATTCGTTATGGTAAGGTAGACTTCCCACAACCTGATGCTTCAAATGTGGGTGGTATTACAGGCTTCTTAAAAGTTGCTCATCTTGCACAACTGCATGACTTAAAAGTATCTACACATGGTATGCAAGAACTTCATGTTTCTTTATTAGCGGCGATGCCAAATGCTGGTTATTTAGAAGTGCACTCATTCCCAATTGATCAGTATACTAAACGTCCATTAGTTATCAATAAAGAAACACATAGAGCGGTAGCACCAGATACCCCTGGTATTGGTGTTGAATTTGACTTTGAAAAATTAGCTCCACACAAATCTGAGTTTTAA
- a CDS encoding ABC transporter ATP-binding protein — protein sequence MAVLELNKINKIYPNGVQAVHDFNLKIEDREFVVLVGPSGCGKSTTLRMVAGLEEITSGDFYIDGVRVNDLQPKERDVAMVFQSYALYPHMTVYDNIGYGLKLRGMEPEEIDEKVREVADILELTPYLMRKPKSLSGGQRQRVALGRAIVREAKVFLLDEPLSNLDAKLRVQMRTELIKIHEKISEKFNTSTIYVTHDQIEAMTMGDRIVVMRDGYIQQVDSPKEIYNNPVNMFVAGFMGTPPMNFIKGVVKSDGYFHAGDFKLEVPQGKVDILRDRGYIDQPIVFGIRPEDIHDEEIVILTYPNSTIEVKVELVELLGAETNLYFSINEQAAVASVETKEIHAGTKLKLSFDMNKCHFFNPKTELAIK from the coding sequence ATGGCAGTATTAGAACTCAACAAAATTAATAAAATTTATCCTAACGGTGTACAAGCAGTTCATGATTTCAATTTAAAAATCGAGGATCGTGAATTTGTGGTATTAGTAGGTCCCTCAGGTTGTGGGAAATCAACTACACTAAGAATGGTTGCTGGATTAGAAGAAATAACTTCTGGCGATTTTTATATTGATGGTGTCCGTGTGAATGATTTACAACCAAAGGAACGCGATGTTGCAATGGTGTTCCAATCTTATGCCTTGTACCCTCATATGACTGTTTACGATAATATTGGTTATGGTTTAAAACTTCGTGGTATGGAACCAGAAGAAATTGATGAAAAAGTTAGAGAGGTTGCAGATATTTTAGAACTTACACCTTATCTAATGAGAAAACCTAAATCATTATCAGGTGGTCAAAGACAAAGAGTTGCACTTGGTCGTGCAATTGTAAGAGAAGCTAAGGTATTCTTACTTGATGAACCTCTTTCAAATTTAGATGCTAAGCTCCGTGTTCAAATGCGTACAGAATTAATCAAAATTCATGAGAAGATCTCAGAAAAATTTAACACTTCAACAATTTATGTAACCCATGACCAAATTGAAGCGATGACAATGGGTGATCGAATTGTTGTTATGCGTGATGGATATATTCAACAAGTAGATTCACCTAAAGAAATCTATAACAATCCTGTGAATATGTTTGTTGCAGGTTTCATGGGAACACCTCCAATGAACTTTATTAAAGGTGTTGTCAAATCTGATGGATATTTCCACGCAGGTGATTTCAAACTTGAAGTTCCACAAGGTAAAGTCGACATTTTACGTGATAGAGGTTATATTGATCAACCAATTGTCTTTGGTATTAGACCAGAAGATATTCACGATGAAGAAATCGTCATACTTACCTACCCTAATTCAACAATAGAAGTTAAAGTTGAACTTGTTGAATTGTTAGGTGCTGAAACCAATCTATATTTTTCAATAAACGAGCAAGCTGCTGTCGCATCAGTAGAAACGAAAGAAATACATGCGGGAACAAAATTAAAACTCTCTTTTGATATGAATAAATGTCATTTTTTCAATCCAAAGACTGAGCTTGCAATTAAATGA